AGGACGTCGACTTTACGGTCGATGCTCATGCGGTCGAGGACCCGAACGATCTGGAAGGGACGGTCGAACGCGCGCTGGCGAAAAAGCCGCAGCTCGTCATCTTCGGCGGTGGCGACGGGACGATCAGCGGCCTGGTCGACCTGCTGGTCGGCGAGGACGTGGTGTTGGGCGTCCTGCCGCTCGGCACCGCGAACAGCTTCTGCCGGACGCTCGGCATCCCGCTCGACATCCCCTCCGCCGTCCGCGTCCTGAGCGAGGGACGAGCGAAGCGGATCGACCTCGGCATGATCGACGACGATTATTTCGCCAACGCCGCGACGATGGGGATCGCACCCAAGATCGCGGAGACTGTACCGCACGACCTGAAGAAATGGCTGGGCCGCGCCGGCTATCTCAGCTGGGCGGCGCTGCAATATGCCAAGTTCCGCCCCTTTCCGATCACCATCGACGACGGCAACGGTCACCCGCGCGTGATGCGCGCGGTCGAGGTGCGGATCGCCAACGGACGCTACCACGGTGGCCAGGAAATGATGGAAGACGCGGCCATCGACAATGGCGAGATCCTGGTGGAGGTCGTTCGCGGCCACCTACGCAGCCGCCTGCTCTATAACTGGGCGGCGAATGTCTTGCGCCTGCCGCAGCGGCGCGAAAAGGTCACCGTCTTTCGCGGACAATCGATCCGCATCGACAGCGACAAACCGCGGCCGATCTCGATCGATGGCGAGGTGCTGGCGAAGACGCCGGTGACGGCCAAGGTTGCACCGGGGATCATCGAGGTGATGGTTCCGGCGTAGTATCGGGTGCTGCCGCAAAAGTCCGGGCGTGAGCGCGGATTGTTGCGATCACCCCGTCGGATGCGACCGCCCCGCCGGCTCGGCATCGGCGTGACTCTGCTCCTCGCAATGCTCGGGCTCGGGCGTCAGCAGCGCCCCACGCCGCCAGTTGCCGAACCGGTAATAGGCCACCGCCATCACCAGGTTCGCCGCCGACCCGGCCGGGAAGCTCCACCAGAGCGCATCCGCACCCCATGCCGGCAAGAACAGCGCGGCGAAGCCCAGGCGGACCGGGTACATGGACACGAACAGCATGATCAGCGGCGCGATCACGGCGCCGTTCGCGCGGACGGTGGAAAACAGCACCATCGTCGCGCCAAACAGGACGAAACCCCAGGCGGCGACCAGCTGGATATGCTCGGCGATCGGCATCGCCGGGCTGTCCTGGCCCAGAAACAGCCCCAGCACCGCGCGGTCGAACACTGTCGTCACCGCAACCATCGCGCCCGTCAGCGCGACGTTGGTCAAAAGCCCCGCGCGCGTGATTTGATCGACCCGGTCCCATCGCCCCGCGCCGATGTTCTGCGCGGCCATCGCGCTGACCGCGGCGCCGATCGCCAGTGCGGGCATCTGGATATAGGTCCACAATTGCTGCGCGACGCCATATGCCGCGACGGTATCGACCCCCTGCCGGTTGATCAGCCCCGCCATCGCCAGTCCCGCCGACGACATGACCAGCATCTGCGCGCCCATCGGCAGCCCCTTGGTGGCGATGGTGCGTGCCAGCGGCCCATGCGGCTTCAGATAGCCAAGCTCGCCTCCACGCAACCTGAGCGGCAGGTCCTTGGCATAGACGTACAGGATCAGGCAGGCGAGCGAGACGTGGTTGGCGATCAGCGTCGCCGTCGCAGACCCGGCGATGCCCATCCTGGGAAACGGGCCGATCCCGGCGATGAAGAAGGGATTGAGCCCGGCATCGATCACGACGCTCAGCGCCATGAACCAGAAGGGCGTCGTGGAATCGCCTGTCCCGCGCAACCCCATCATCACCAGCACGACCATCATTGATGCCGGCAGACCGAGGAAGATGACGCGCAGATAAGCCAGCGCGAGCGGGAAGGCGCCGCCCGGCGTGGCGAGCCACGTCAGGATCTGCGGTGCGAACAGCCACCCGAGCGCCGCAATGATCACCGCGCCGCCCAGTACCAGCCCGACTGCGGTCCCGAACGCCCGCCGCGCCGCCTCGATATCGCCCCGCCCGATCGCCTGACCGACCAGAATGGTCGCCGCCATACCGAAACCGAACACCGCGCCGAACATCAGGAACATGATGATATTGGCGTTCGATGTCGCCGCCAGCGCCGCCTCGCCCAGGAAGTGCCCGACCCAGATCGTGTTGATCGATCCGTTCAGCGACTGGAGAATGTTGCTGCCGAGCGTCGGAAGGGCAAAGGCAAGCAACGTGCCGGCGATCGGGCCTGACGTCAGGTCGCGGCCGTTGCCGCGGCCCGGCGAAGGCGACGATGTCGGTACAGCTTCGACCTCGGTCACGACACGCCGTTCCTTTTCGATCCTCCCCTGCAAGGGGAGGTGGCAGGCCGAAGGCCTGACGGAGGGGTGTTACGCTTTCCGGATAGCGGGACACCCCTCCACCATCCTTCGGATGGTCCCCCTCCCCTTGCAGGGGAGGACGTATTTAGCCCAACCGCCCCAGCGCTGCCGTCAGCCGCTCGGCCTCCGCCGATTTCTCGGCATGATCGGCCTTGGCCTTCTCGACCGCCTCGGGCTTCGCGCGTTCGACGAAGCTCGGGTTGCCGAGACGCCCGGCCAGCGCATCGCGTTCCTTCTCCGCCGCCGCGATCGCCTTCGTCAGGCGCGCGCGTTCGGCAGCGAGGTCGATGACGTCGCCCAGCGGAAGGACGAACGTCGCCTCGTCGACGACGATCTGAAGCGCACCGCCTTCGGGTGCGGCCCCCTCCGCCCGGTCAATCCGCGCGAGCCGCGCGATGACCGCGGCCTGCGACGTCAATCGCGTCTCGGTCGCCGCCGAAGCGTCGCGGACATGCACCGGCAGGCGCGCGCCCGGCGGTACGTTGAGTTCGGTACGAGCCGCGCGGACTTCGCTCACCAGCCGGATCAGCCATTCGATTTCCGCCGCGGCTTCGGGATCGAGTGCCCGCGCGTCCGCCATCGGCCATTTCGCGACGATCAGGTCGTAGTCGCGTGCCCCCATCGCATGCCACAGTTCTTCGGTGATGAAGGGCATGAACGGATGGAGCAGCACCAGGATCTGGTCGAGCACCCAGCCCGCCACCGCGCGCGTCTCATCGACGCCGGCGACGCCCTCGCCCTGCAGGACCGGCTTGATGAGTTCGAGATACCAGTCGCAGAAGCGGCTCCAGACGAACTGGTAGATCGCATCCGCCGCGCCGTCGAAACGGTAATCGGCCAGCGCCAGGTCGACCGCCTGGATCGTCTGCACCGTCTCCGCGACGATCCACTTGTTGACTGCCAGCGTCGCGACCGGCGGCTCCAGCGTCGTCGATGCGACGATCCCGTTCGACTGGCAGAAGCGGCTGGCATTCCACAGCTTGGTCGCGAAATTGCGGTATCCCTCGACCCGCTTCTCATCCATCTTGATGTCGCGGCCCTGGCTTTCCATCGCCGCCATGAAGAAGCGCAGCGCGTCGGCGCCGTAACTGTCGATCAACCCCAGCGGGTTGACGACATTGCCCTTCGACTTCGACATCTTCGCGCCATCGGCGGCGCGGACAAGACCGTGCAGGTAGAGCGTGCGGAACGGCACGTCCTTCAGGAAATGCATCCCCTGCATCATCATCCGCGCGTCCCAAAAGAACAGGATGTCGAAGCCGGAGATTAGCACGTCGTTAGGATAGCGGCGCTCCCACTCGCCCGTCGCATCCGGCCACCCCATCGTCGCGAACGGCCACAGCGCGGACGAGAACCAGGTGTCGAGCACGTCCGGGTCGCGGGTCAATGCGACGCCCTCACCCGCCTGCGCCTGCGCCTCTTCCTCGGTTTCCGCGACATAGGCCTTACCATCGGCGTCGAACCACGCCGGGATCTGGTGCCCCCACCACAGCTGGCGGCTGACGCACCACGGCTGGATGTTCTCCATCCAGTTGAAGAAGGTCTTTTCCCACGTCTTGGGCACGATCTGGATGCGTCCGTCGCGCACCGCCTCGACCGGGCCCTTGGCCAGCGTCGCGGCATCGACATACCATTGGTCGGTCAGCCACGGTTCGATGACCACGCCCGATCGGTCGCCATAGGGCGTCTGGATCGTCCGCGGTTCGGCGTCATGCTCGGCGCCGTCCTTGTCGGTGTGCGGGATCAGGACGCCGTCGTCCTTCAGCCGCGCAACGACCGCCTTGCGCGCGTCTGCGGTCGACAGGCCCAGGAACTCGGTCGGGATCAGCCCATCCGCGGTCTGGACGATGCGCGCCTTGGCATCGAGCATGTTGAGCATGTCGCGCGCGGCGATCCCGGCGCGCTTGCCGACCTCGAAATCGTTGAAGTCGTGACCCGGCGTGATCTTCACCGCACCCGACCCCAGTTCCGGATCGGCATGTTCGTCGGCGACGATCGGGATCAGGCGCCCGGTGATCGGCAGGCGCACCTGGCGACCGATCAGCGCGGTGTAGCGCGCGTCCTCGGGATGCACCGCGACCGCCATGTCGGCCAGCATCGTCTCCGGCCGGGTCGTCGCAACCTCGATATGCCCCGACCCGTCGGCGAGCGGATAGCGCAGGCGCCAGAAGCTGCCCTTCACTTCGCGCGTCTCGACCTCCAGATCGCTGATCGCGGTGCCCAGACCCGGGTCCCAGTTCACGAGGCGCTTGTCGCGGTAGAGCAGGCCCTGGCGGTGCAGCTCGACGAAGACCTTCAGCACGGCCTTCGAAAAGCCGGGGTCCATCGTGAACCGCTCGTTCTCCCAGTCCATCGAGCAGCCCAGGCGCCGCAGCTGCGACGTGATCTCGCCGCCGCTCTCCGCCTTCCATTGCCACACGCGGTCGATGAAGGCCTCGCGCGTGAAGTCGGTCCGCTTCTCGCCCGCGGCGTTCATCTGGCGTTCGACGACCATCTGAGTCGCGATGCCGGCGTGGTCGGTGCCGACCACCCACAGCGCATCCTTGCCCTTCAACCGTGCGTGACGGACCAGAATGTCCTGCAACGTGTTGTCGAGCGCGTGGCCGATGTGGAGGCTGCCCGTGACGTTGGGCGGCGGGTTGACGATCGTCCAGGGCTCGGCATTCGGGCGGTCGGGGCGGAACTGGCCGCTCCCCTCCCAATGCGCATACCATTTCGCCTCGATGGCGGCGGGATCGAAAGTCTTTGCGAGTTCGGTCATGCGAGGGCCCATAACCAAGGTAAGGGTCCTCGCACCACCCCCGTTATCGCGCGGTCTTCGCCGTCCACCGGTTCAGCCAGCCGAGCACCTCGCCATACCATTGGCGCGAGTTCTTGGCCTTCAGCACCCAGTGGTTCTCGTCAGGGAACACAACGAGCCGCGAGGGAATATTGCGGCGCTGGAGCGCGGTGAAGCTTGCCAGCCCCTGGGTGTAGGGGATGCGGAAGTCCTTTTCCCCGGTGATGACCAGCATCGGCGTCTGCCATTTGGCGACGTGGTTCACCGGGTTCCAGCGCTCGAACGCCTCGGGATCCTCGAAATACGCCTTGCCGCCGTGTTCCCATTCGTCGAACCAGAGTTCTTCGGTTTCATAGGCCATGGCGCGGGCATCGAAGACGCCGTCGTGCTGGACCAGGCACTTGAACCGGTCGGGCCACTGACCCGCGATCCAGTTCATCATATAGCCGCCATAGGACGCGCCGAGCGCACAGGCGTTGTCCGCGTCGAGCCAGCTGAACCTGCTCGTCGCCGCGGCGAGCCCCTTCTGCAAGTCCTCCAGCGGCCAACCGCCCCAGTTGTTGCGGATCGCATCGGTGAAGGCCTGGCCGTAACCGGTCGAGCCATGGAAATCGACCGCCACCAGTCCGTAGCCCGCACCCGCGAACACCGCCGGATTCCAGCGATAGGACCAGCTATTGTTGCTCGAACCCTGCGGACCGCCGTGCACCATATAGGCGATCGGCACCTTGCCGGAGCTGCCGGCGGGTTTCACCGCATAGCCCCACACGGTGTCGTTGTTCGCCCCTGCAAAGCTGAAGCGCGTGACGGTCGGCCAGTCGATGTCCTTCAGCTTGTCGGCATTGACGCTGGTCAGGCGCGTGGTGCGCCTGCCGTCGACACGGTAGAAGTCATCCGGCGCGACGAGGCTGTTCATCGCATAGACGAAACCCTTTGCGGTCGGCACCACGGCGGTCACATTGCCCTGCTGCGTCAGCCGCGTGACCTTGCCGCTTGCCGCGTCGACCGACCACACCGGATTCTCCTGCGTGTCCTGTGCGGTCACCAGAATACGCTTGCTGTCGGGTGTCCACGCGATCGATTCGACCGAGCGGTCCCAGCCGCTCGTCAGCGCGCGGACCTGCCCGGTCTGCAGGTCGCGAACCATCAGCGTCAGCTTGTCCGCCTCATAGGTCGGCCGTGCCATTGCCGCCCAGGCGAGCCAGCGACCATCGGGCGACACGCTCGGGAAATTGTCGGTCGCGTCGTTCGCATCGGTCAGGTTGGTCGGTGCGGCCGATCCGTCGGCAGGGGCCGAGAAGATGTCGAGGTTTGTCGAAGTCGCTTCAATCCGCCCCGCCTCTCGCAGCGCGAAATAGACGGTGCGCCCGTCCTGGCTCCACGCCACCTCCTCACCGCCGCCGAACGGCTTGGACGGCGTGTCGCCGAGCAACTTGCCCGTTATCGCAACGCCGTCGCCCGGCGCGCCATCGGCCCCCAGCGGCAGGACGAACAGCTGCGACCGGTTCCCATCGGCCCATGTATCCCAGTGACGCACGAACAGCTGGTCATAGGTCCGCGCCGAGCCGGCGTTCGGGTCCTTCTTCTCCATCGCCGGCGCCAGACTCGGCGCGCCGGGCTTGCGATCGGCCCAGATCAGGATCTTGTCGCCGGTCGGCGCGACCTTGAACCCGCCGAAGCCACCCTGGAACCCGGTCAGCTTGCGTGCCTGGCCACCGCCGAGCGCGATCGCCCACACCGCATCGTCGCCGCCCTTGTCCGACTGGAAATAGACGGTGTCGCCGACGATCTGCGGGCTGGTCTCATTGACGTCCGCTTCTGCTGCCAGTTTCTCCGGCACCGCGCCCTTGCGGGTCAGGTCGAGGCGCCAAAGGTCGAACCGGCCCCGATTGGCGGCGAGATCGGTTTCGCGCTGTTGCCAGACGAGCCAACGGCCGTCCTTCGACACGACGGGCGACGACACGCGCGACAGCATCGTCACGTCGTCGATCGTCAATTGGCGGGCGTGCGCCGGGGAGGATACGGCGGCGGCGGAAAGCAGCGCGGTAGCTGCGAGCAGGAAGTGCTTCATGGGCGGCAGGTGTACTCCAGCCGCCGCGTCAGACAACCCCGTTAGGCCCCTCCAGCAACGTCCTGATCCGCTGGGCAAGTTCTGCGCGGCGATAGGGCTTGCGCACCAGGTCGAACGCCTGGCTTTCGGCGTCGAGCGCGCGGTCGGAATAGCCGGTCGTCAGCAGGATCGGCATGGCCGGCATGCGACGGCGCACTTCCTTCGCCAGTTCGACGCCGTTGATCCCGCCGGGCATGACGATGTCGGTAAAGATCAGGCGGAAGTCGCTGTCGTGGTCGAGCAGGTCGATCGCCTTGCTCGCGCTGGGGCAGTGGACGACGTCATAGCCGAGATCCTCAAGGATCGCGCGACCGAGCTGCGCGATCTCCTCCTGATCCTCGACCATCAGGATGCGCTCGCCCTGCCCGCGCGTCTGGCTGGCCTGCAGCTTCTCCGGTTCGACGATGCCGCGCGCGCGCGGGAAGAACAGCGCGACGCGGGCGCCCTTCCCCTCCACGTTTTCGGCATGGACGGCGCCGCCCGACTGGCGAACGAAGCCATAGACCATCGACAGGCCGAGCCCGGTGCCCTTGCCGACTTCCTTGGTCGAGAAAAACGGGTCGAAAATCCGGTCGATCTGGTCGACGTCGAACCCCTTGCCGTCGTCGGTCACCGCGATGCGAACATATTCGCCCGGCTCCAACCCCGGCGCCAGTGGCTGGTCGGCGGTCGACACGACATTGTCGGTTTCGATCGTCACTTCACCCTTGCCGTCGACGGCATCGCGCGCGTTCGACACAAGGTTGAGCAGCGCCATTTCCGCCTGGACGGGATCGACGCGGGCGTTCCACAGCTCTTCCTGGAAATGGCGGCGAACATCGACGCCGTCGCCCACGTTGCGGTCGATGATCGTGCCGAAATCGCTGATCAGCGTATTCAGGTTGAGCAATCGGTCCCGCAGTTCCTGCTTGCGCGCGAACGCGAGCAGTTGCTGAGTCAGTGTCGCGCCGCGATTGGCTGCCATGCCGATCGCTTCGACGGCCCGGCGCGACGCCCGGTCGTTGGCGTCGATCCGGCCCTCCAGCATGTCGACATAGCCGAGCACGACCTGGAGCAGATTGTTGAAATCATGCGCGATCCCGCCGGTCAGCTTGCCGACGGCTTCCATCTTCTGCGCCTGATGAAGCGCGTCCTCCGCCTCCTTGCGGCGCGAGATGTCGAGCTGGCTGCCGAAGAAATACAGCAGCTTGCCGTCGTCGCCGAACACCGGCGATACGAACAACGCGTTCCAGAAGGTCGACCCGTTCTTGCGATAATTCAGAACCTCGACCGCGACTTCTTCGCGGTTGCGGATCGCCTCGCGAACCTGGTCGATCGCGTCGCAGTTGGTTTCCGGACCCTGCAGGAACCGGCAATTGCGGCCGATGATCTCGTCCAGCTGGTACCCGGTCATCCGCGAGAACGCGTTGTTGCAGAAGACGATCGGATTGTCGTCCTGGTTCGGATCGGTGACGATCATCGGCATCCGCGTCGTTTCGACCGCGGCGAAGAAGATGTCGTGCGACGAACTCTTGGTCGGCGTGCTCGGATCGCTCAGCCGCGGCGCAGGCGGCATTCGACTGTGGGTGCTCGTCAGGTCTTTTTCGGGAGGTGACGGGGCGCCGGGCATCCGGTTAGTAACTCACGTGTCTGTCAGGGGTTGCCCGCTTAAAGACCACGGCCGGAAATACGAGCGATTTCCTTGGCCACCATCGTTTCGACGATAGACGGCAGGTTGGTGTCGAGCCATTCGCGCAGCATCGGGCGCAGCATCTCGCGCACCAGTCCTTCCAACGTGTCGCTGCCGGCGACGTCGGGCTTCACCACCAGGCGCGACAACGCCTCCAGGGGGCTGCGCGATGCCTCTACCGTGTCGGGGGACACGATCGAATCCGCCCGCGCCGTAGCGGCCGAGGATGGCATCGGGGTCGGCGCGGGGGTCGGATCGACGGCAGGTGGCGTCCGCATCGGGCGAATGGTGTCGCGGCGGACCGTCGGCTCCGCGGTCGGAAAGGGCGCGCGTTCCGACAGCTCGAGAACCTCGTCCGAATCGCCGTCGTCGTCGAGCGGATCGTCCTGCGCCACGATCGGTCGCGGTGCGGCGCGACGCGTCCGGCTGTTGCCGGCAGGCGTCTCGCTTTCCTCGATCACCCGTTTGATCGAGGAAAGGATTTCCTCCATCGTCGGTTCGCTACTGACATCGCCCATGCCGACAGGCCCCCGACGGAACGTGGTTAACGCGCTGTTCCTGCGGGATTGGCCGGGGGTGTGTCAACCGATTGTCGACCAGTCCGGCCGGCCGGTGCCCCCTGGGGCGGCGTTCCGGGGTTCAGCGCAGCAGGATCGGTGCCCGGCGGCCGGGCGAGTGCGGGGTCGCCCAATTCCGGGTTCGGCCCCACCGTCGCGGTTTGCGGCGCCACATCCACCGTACGCGTCGCCACCGCCTCCGGCTCGGGATCGCTGCCCCAGTCGCTGATCTTCCTGCGCACGCGATCATAGTTCGCGATCGGGTTGTACAGCGGGCCGCCGTCTTCGAGATTCAAATCGTCGGCCTCTGCCCGCCCCATCGCTGCGAGCAGTGCGAACCCGGCAACATAAGCGTCACGCCGTGCGGAGACGAGCGTGACCTGTGAATTGAGCAGTTCCTGCTCGGCATTCAGGATGTCGAGGATCGTGCGGGTGCCGACGCTGTTTTCGGCGCGAACGCCCTCCAGGCTCAAGCGATTCGCCTGTACCGCGACTTCGCTGGAGGCAATGACCTGCTGAGCCGACTGCCAATTGGCATAGGCCGACCGTACCTGCGACACGACGCCGCGCTCGGTTGCGGTCACCTGTTCGATCGCCTGGCTTTCGCGCGCTTGCGCCTGACGCACCTGCGCGGCGGGTCGACCGCCCTGATAGATCGGCAGCGACAGGCCGAACCCGGCCGTCAGGCCGTAGTCGCTCTGCGGCGCCGCAGAGATCGGCGACGCCGATCCCAGCGTGTTGAGGAAGTTATAGTAGGTCCCGCCTGCTTGCGCGTTGATCCGCGGCAGGCGCGATGCCCGCGCAACCCGCGTGTCGAACCGCGTCGCATCGCGAGCCTTCTCGGCGGCCTGAAGCAGCGGATTTTCATCGAGCGCGGTCGATACCGCCGTCGTCGTGTCGGTCGGCAGGTTCGGCAGCGGCGGCGGCGACTGCAGCACGCCCGCCGGCGCACCGACGACGCGGATATAATTTTCGCGGCTGGCGATCAGCCGTGCTTCGGCCTGACGCAGCTGCCCCTCGGCCAGCGCGCGCCGCGCTTCCGACTGCGCGACGTCGGTGCGGGTCAGGTCGCCCACCTCGAACCGGTCGCGCGACGCCTGCAGGTTGACGCTCAGTGCGCGCACATTCTGCTGGTTGAGGGCGACGACCGCCTCGTCGCGGATCACGTCCATGTACGCCGCGACCACGTCGGTGAACAGGTTCGCTTCGGTGCCGCGCAGGTTCGCCCGGCCCGCCTCGATACGCGTCTCCGCAGCGCGGACCGAATTCTTCACCGCGCCGAACGCAATGATCGGATAGGCGACCGTCGCCTGTGCGTTGATCTGACGCTTCGGTGCGAAGATGTTGTTGCCGGTCTGCCGCAGCGTCTCGGTATAGCTGCCCTGCAGATTGGACGACGGCAGCCCCGATGCACGCGCGATCGGCACATTTTCGTCCTGCGCGCGCAGATCGGCCCGCGCGCCGGTGATCGTCGGGTTGGTGCGATAGGCGCGGATCAGCGCTTCGCGCAGCGTTTCCGCCGAGCCCGCCCCCGCGCCTGCAACCGCCAGGACCGCGCCTGCGGTCGTCAGGAGAAAACGTCGCATCGATTATCCCGGAAAATGAAAGGCGCGCGGGCGTTCGAAACCCGGCAGCGTCACGCAATCGATGTCGGCAAAGGGCACGAGCGCGAAACCGTCCGACCTTACCCCGCTCGCCAGCCGAGCGACCCCGCCGTCGATCAGCCCGGCCAGCACGCGGCCGCCTGTCTTGACCTGCGCGACCAGTGCATCGGGCAATTGCTCGACCGCGCCGTCGACGATCAGCACGTCATAGGGAGCGTGATCGGCGGCACCTTCCGTCAGCGGGCCTTCCACAACCGTGACGTTCGCGACATCGGCAAGCGCCGTACGGGCGGCGGCAGCGAGCTCCGCCTCGCTCTCGACCGCGAGGACCTTTGCGACCAGCTGTGCGAGCACGGCGGCGGTATAGCCGCGGCCCGCGCCCACCAGCAGCACCGTATCGTGCGGCGACAGCTCTGCCGCCGTCAGCAGCCGGCCCGTCGCCAACGGCGCATTTTGTTCGCGGCCCGCGCCCAGCGGTACCGGGCGGTCGCGGTAGGCGAGCTCGGCCGCGTCGGTCGCCACGAACGCTGCGCGCGGCACGTCCGCCATCGCGGCAATCACGCGCGGATCGCTGACCGCAGTCGTCCGCAGCTGGCTCACGACCATCGCGGCGCGCGCTGCGGCTTCGGTGCTGTTCCCCATCATCGTCGTCATGTCCCCGCCATCGCACAACCGTGTTAGTCATGCAATACAGTTGTTGCTGTTCCGCCCGCTCTACTCCGCCGGCCCCGCCGCGCCAAGCGTCGCCCGCGCAACACAGGGCAGGATTCCGCTTAACCGCCCGGCTGGTGTCGCCAACGTTACCGATCGTTCACTTGAGATCGAACCGGATTGGACGTTTATTCGGCCTCGCTGATTGTCAGCATGTGAGGAATGCCATGCGCAAGATTGCTCTCTGCCTCGCCGCCTCGGCGCTGTTCGCCTCCGGCGCGGCCGATGCCGCCGGACCCTGTCGCGACGCGCAGAAACGCTTCGTCAAATGCCCCGCAAAGCCGGTCGCCAAGACGGCCCGTTGCAAGACCGCCGCCGGCAAGTTCGCGAAATGCGGCACGCCGGGCGCCAAGCCGATCTGAGCGCTGCTACCGTTCGGAAGAGCGGTTCGGCGCGATTTTCGCCCGAACCGCTGGAGGCGCGACCGGGAATCGAACCCGGGTGCAAGGATTTGCAGTCCTCTGCGTCACCACTCCGCCATCGCGCCTCGATGCGGTGGAGGCGGGCAGATGCGGCGGGATCGCGCCCTTGTCAACAGCGGCCTTCAACCGGCTTGGCGCAAACCGGCGGCCCGGCTAGACGCGCGGGCATGACGCTCAAGCTCTAC
The nucleotide sequence above comes from Roseomonas aeriglobus. Encoded proteins:
- a CDS encoding protein-L-isoaspartate(D-aspartate) O-methyltransferase, which produces MTTMMGNSTEAAARAAMVVSQLRTTAVSDPRVIAAMADVPRAAFVATDAAELAYRDRPVPLGAGREQNAPLATGRLLTAAELSPHDTVLLVGAGRGYTAAVLAQLVAKVLAVESEAELAAAARTALADVANVTVVEGPLTEGAADHAPYDVLIVDGAVEQLPDALVAQVKTGGRVLAGLIDGGVARLASGVRSDGFALVPFADIDCVTLPGFERPRAFHFPG
- a CDS encoding TolC family outer membrane protein, encoding MRRFLLTTAGAVLAVAGAGAGSAETLREALIRAYRTNPTITGARADLRAQDENVPIARASGLPSSNLQGSYTETLRQTGNNIFAPKRQINAQATVAYPIIAFGAVKNSVRAAETRIEAGRANLRGTEANLFTDVVAAYMDVIRDEAVVALNQQNVRALSVNLQASRDRFEVGDLTRTDVAQSEARRALAEGQLRQAEARLIASRENYIRVVGAPAGVLQSPPPLPNLPTDTTTAVSTALDENPLLQAAEKARDATRFDTRVARASRLPRINAQAGGTYYNFLNTLGSASPISAAPQSDYGLTAGFGLSLPIYQGGRPAAQVRQAQARESQAIEQVTATERGVVSQVRSAYANWQSAQQVIASSEVAVQANRLSLEGVRAENSVGTRTILDILNAEQELLNSQVTLVSARRDAYVAGFALLAAMGRAEADDLNLEDGGPLYNPIANYDRVRRKISDWGSDPEPEAVATRTVDVAPQTATVGPNPELGDPALARPPGTDPAALNPGTPPQGAPAGRTGRQSVDTPPANPAGTAR